CGGGTCCATGGGGGTCCTTCCGGGTGGCGGTCGTCGGTGGCGGCCGCGTGCGGCCGGGACCGGCGCCACGGCGTGCTGAAACATGTTAACCTAGTGAGCACGAACCATCATGATCAGTGCATACTCCGGTCCAGCCCTGCCTAGAAGCTGACCACCCGGAGACGGAGAACAAAGGGGGTCACGCTCATGGGGCGCGGCCGTCAAAAGGCGAAAGCAACCAAGCAGGCCCGGGACATGAAGTACTTCTCCCCGGCCACTGACCTGTCGGCGCTCGAACGCGAGCTCGCCGGCAACAGCGGTTCCCGCCATGACGATGACCAGTACATCGACTATGCGGACAAGTACGCGGACTTCGGAGGCGAAGCCGACGGCGATGAGGACGACGGTCCCCGCTACGCGGGTTGAGCGTCGCCATGTCCCCCGCGTCTCCCCAGGATCCTGACGGGGTCCCCGGCGTGGGCGCCGGGCTCCCGGGTTCCCCCCTGCGCACCGGTCATCCCGCGGCGGACGGCCACCGTGCCGCGCTGCGCTCGATCGCGCGCCTGGTGGAGGACTCGGCCCCGCCCCAGGACCCCGGGGTGGCGCGGGCGGGCATCCTCTCCCTGCTCCGGGACCACCGGCCCCTCGTCATCACCGGCGCCGGTGTCTCCACGGACTCCGGCATCCCGGACTACCGCGGGCCCGGCGGGTCGCTGCGGCGGCACCGGCCGATGACCTACCAGGAGTTCCGGCACGACCCCGGCGCCCGGCACCGCTACTGGGCCCGCTCCTTCGTGGGCTGGCGGCAGATGGACGCCGCCGTGCCCAACGCCGCCCACCACGTCCTGGCCGGGTGGCAGCGCGCGGGCCTCCTCGCCGGCCTCGTCACCCAGAACGTGGACGGGCTCCACGCCGCCGCCGGGACCCCGCGGGTCATCGCCCTGCACGGGGACCTGGACCGGGTCATCTGCCTGCACTGCGGTGCCGTGGAGGACCGGCGCTCCTTCGACGCCCGGCTGGTCGCGGCCAACCCCGGCTACCTCGAGGCCGTCCGCGTGGACCCCTCGCTCGTGAACCCGGACGGGGACGTGACCCTGGACCAGGAGTGGGTGGACCGGTTCCGGATGGCCCCGTGCCGGGCGTGCGGGTCCCTCGAGCTCAAGCCGGACGTGGTCTACTTCGGCGAGAACGTGCCCGCCGCGCGCAAGGCCGCCGCGCGCGAGGCCTTCGAGCGGGCCGGCGCGGTGCTCGCGATCGGGACCTCACTGGCCGTGATGAGCGGTTTCCGCTTCGTGCTCGACGCCGTGCGCGCCGGCAAGCCCGTGGCCGTGCTCAACGGCGGCCCCACGCGGGCGGACTCCCGGGCCGACTACCGGTGGCGCACCCGCGTGGCCCCGGCCCTGGACTGGCTCGACGCCCGGCGCTGAGCGCGCCGCCCCCAC
This genomic window from Citricoccus sp. SGAir0253 contains:
- a CDS encoding DUF3073 family protein, whose translation is MKYFSPATDLSALERELAGNSGSRHDDDQYIDYADKYADFGGEADGDEDDGPRYAG
- a CDS encoding NAD-dependent protein deacetylase, whose protein sequence is MRTGHPAADGHRAALRSIARLVEDSAPPQDPGVARAGILSLLRDHRPLVITGAGVSTDSGIPDYRGPGGSLRRHRPMTYQEFRHDPGARHRYWARSFVGWRQMDAAVPNAAHHVLAGWQRAGLLAGLVTQNVDGLHAAAGTPRVIALHGDLDRVICLHCGAVEDRRSFDARLVAANPGYLEAVRVDPSLVNPDGDVTLDQEWVDRFRMAPCRACGSLELKPDVVYFGENVPAARKAAAREAFERAGAVLAIGTSLAVMSGFRFVLDAVRAGKPVAVLNGGPTRADSRADYRWRTRVAPALDWLDARR